In the Maribacter sp. MJ134 genome, one interval contains:
- a CDS encoding DUF4442 domain-containing protein, with the protein MAESVSKFNTFTFFKLPSAWWSGVRLRHLDEKKAIVTVKHKWFNQNPFKSMFWAVQGMAAELSTGAMMIDQIRESGKKISMLVANNNANFSKKATGRITFTCEDGHLIKDALDKTIATGEGQTIWMKSVGVNEDGVVVSTFNFEWTVRLKK; encoded by the coding sequence ATGGCGGAAAGCGTTAGTAAATTCAATACGTTCACCTTTTTTAAATTACCCTCTGCATGGTGGTCTGGCGTGCGTTTGCGTCATTTAGACGAAAAGAAGGCAATTGTTACGGTAAAGCACAAATGGTTTAATCAAAATCCGTTCAAAAGCATGTTTTGGGCGGTTCAGGGAATGGCGGCAGAGCTATCTACCGGTGCCATGATGATTGACCAGATTAGAGAAAGCGGCAAGAAAATTTCCATGCTCGTTGCCAATAACAATGCAAATTTTTCTAAAAAAGCGACAGGAAGAATAACATTTACCTGCGAGGATGGCCATCTTATTAAGGATGCTTTGGATAAAACCATTGCTACGGGAGAGGGGCAGACCATATGGATGAAATCCGTAGGTGTCAATGAAGATGGGGTGGTGGTCAGTACCTTTAACTTTGAATGGACGGTACGTCTTAAGAAATAA
- a CDS encoding peptide-methionine (S)-S-oxide reductase: MKTLQKVALGGGCHWCTEAVFKSLKGVSKVAQGFVAPLGEENEFSEGLIIHYDAACISLEELVTIHLHTHSSTKIHGMRHKYRSAVYVFSSTDIGTAKAAMKKAQRGFTEKVITQVMGFGDFRASPEQFQNYYYKNTQKPFCETHITPKIGMLLKRFSKNVNEEMLEGQ; the protein is encoded by the coding sequence ATGAAAACGTTACAGAAAGTAGCCCTAGGCGGCGGTTGTCATTGGTGTACGGAAGCGGTTTTTAAATCCTTAAAAGGAGTTAGTAAGGTAGCGCAGGGATTCGTTGCGCCTTTAGGGGAGGAAAATGAATTTTCTGAAGGGTTAATTATCCATTACGATGCAGCATGTATATCCCTGGAGGAACTTGTAACAATTCATTTACATACCCATTCCAGTACTAAGATACATGGTATGCGGCATAAATACCGTTCCGCTGTTTACGTGTTTTCATCTACTGATATCGGCACTGCAAAAGCGGCTATGAAGAAGGCTCAAAGAGGTTTCACAGAAAAAGTAATTACCCAGGTTATGGGATTTGGCGACTTTAGAGCTTCTCCGGAACAATTTCAGAACTATTACTATAAGAACACTCAGAAACCGTTTTGTGAGACCCATATAACTCCAAAAATAGGAATGCTTTTAAAGCGTTTTTCAAAAAACGTAAATGAAGAAATGCTGGAAGGTCAGTAG
- a CDS encoding nuclear transport factor 2 family protein: MINLLKALVYIIVAFFTSLAMGQVATDSELHQQLAQKDSLLFQAAFDTCNTPLLEELFTEDFEFYHDKGGLTEGRDAFINPMKENCANWDPKDLQPSKRILIANSLKVFPLYKNGELYGAIQHGVHRFESLDGDKIYQKGDIAKFTHVWVKEDAQWRIKRELSYDHQYKEN; this comes from the coding sequence ATGATCAACTTACTAAAAGCACTCGTATATATCATCGTAGCCTTCTTTACAAGTTTGGCCATGGGCCAAGTGGCTACCGATTCAGAATTACACCAGCAGTTGGCTCAAAAAGATAGCTTGTTATTCCAAGCGGCCTTTGACACCTGCAACACTCCTTTATTAGAGGAACTTTTTACAGAAGATTTTGAATTCTATCACGATAAGGGAGGATTAACAGAAGGTAGGGACGCCTTTATAAACCCTATGAAGGAAAATTGTGCCAATTGGGACCCAAAAGACTTGCAACCTTCGAAAAGAATCCTGATCGCTAACAGTCTTAAAGTTTTTCCACTTTACAAGAACGGAGAACTATACGGAGCCATACAGCACGGGGTTCATCGTTTTGAATCTCTGGACGGTGATAAGATTTATCAGAAGGGAGATATTGCCAAATTTACCCATGTATGGGTGAAAGAAGATGCGCAATGGAGGATAAAGAGGGAATTAAGTTATGACCATCAGTACAAAGAAAATTAA
- a CDS encoding DUF2461 domain-containing protein, whose protein sequence is MNFKNQINFLKELQKNNNKEWMDANRKWYKEVRDDFISWLDGMNTRLMSIDDEYYDTPGKKGINRINNNLMFHPNKPIYKDHFGAGLDKRPNTGDFYVEIGIERGMFAGGLWRPEPKRLRSIRDAIDYDGETLQEILNRKSFKAMFGGLWEDVRLTNSPKGFSNDHPHIDLLRNKTFAVATEFSTKEIFNSDFEDKVIATYKEMLPFRRYLNHAITV, encoded by the coding sequence ATGAACTTCAAAAACCAAATCAATTTCCTCAAAGAACTCCAGAAAAATAACAATAAGGAATGGATGGACGCCAATCGCAAATGGTATAAAGAAGTCCGTGACGATTTCATAAGTTGGTTAGATGGTATGAATACTAGACTAATGAGTATTGATGATGAATATTACGATACTCCCGGAAAGAAGGGCATAAATCGCATCAATAATAATCTCATGTTTCATCCAAATAAACCCATATATAAAGACCATTTTGGTGCCGGATTAGATAAGCGTCCCAATACAGGTGACTTCTACGTAGAAATAGGAATTGAAAGAGGTATGTTCGCTGGTGGCCTATGGAGACCGGAACCTAAACGGCTGCGAAGCATTAGAGATGCAATCGATTATGATGGGGAAACGTTGCAAGAAATCCTAAATAGAAAGTCTTTCAAAGCCATGTTCGGTGGTCTTTGGGAAGATGTAAGGCTTACCAATTCGCCTAAGGGTTTTTCCAATGACCATCCGCACATAGATTTATTGCGGAATAAAACCTTTGCAGTTGCAACCGAATTTTCCACTAAAGAAATTTTTAATTCAGATTTTGAAGACAAGGTTATTGCCACTTATAAAGAAATGCTTCCGTTTAGAAGGTATTTAAACCATGCTATTACGGTTTAG
- a CDS encoding bestrophin family protein gives MYVKKNFGLKSILIFSGGHIIWIAIWAILIALVYQFTPLKDWLVIPWLPLSVIGTAVAFYVGFKNNSAYDRLWEARKIWGAIVNGSRTWGATTKAFVSNQFSEEHHDEKELDILRKKLIYRHIGWLYALRSQLLIPTQWEHINQGKHVRKTAKKRMENFGVGLHSDDITEKHLREFLPTTEYDRLINYKNTATQIIDHQSQDLKLLREKNLIDDFRHMEMQKLLADFYTFQGQCERIKKFPLPRQYGSMSLVFVGIFIFLLPLGMVSEFAKLGEFGVWLSIPFTILVGWVYIMMELVGDYSENPFEGLGNDIPMLSLCRTIEIDLREMLGETELPDAITPINDILM, from the coding sequence ATGTACGTAAAAAAGAATTTTGGACTAAAATCTATTCTAATATTTAGCGGTGGGCATATCATTTGGATTGCCATTTGGGCCATACTCATTGCCTTGGTCTATCAATTTACCCCCTTAAAGGATTGGTTGGTCATTCCATGGTTACCACTTTCAGTAATCGGTACCGCAGTGGCATTTTATGTAGGCTTCAAAAATAACAGCGCCTACGACAGGTTATGGGAGGCACGGAAAATATGGGGAGCCATTGTTAATGGTAGCAGAACATGGGGAGCCACTACAAAAGCATTTGTCAGCAATCAATTCAGTGAAGAACATCATGATGAAAAAGAACTTGATATACTACGTAAAAAATTGATATACAGACATATTGGTTGGTTATATGCTTTACGAAGTCAATTATTGATTCCAACGCAATGGGAACATATTAATCAAGGTAAACATGTACGCAAGACAGCTAAAAAAAGAATGGAAAATTTTGGGGTCGGTCTGCACAGCGATGATATTACCGAGAAGCACCTTCGCGAATTCTTACCTACAACAGAATATGATAGACTTATAAATTATAAAAACACGGCCACGCAAATCATAGACCACCAAAGTCAAGATTTAAAACTATTGAGAGAAAAGAATCTTATTGACGATTTTAGGCATATGGAGATGCAAAAACTTCTTGCCGATTTCTACACTTTTCAAGGGCAGTGTGAACGGATTAAAAAATTTCCTTTACCGAGACAGTATGGTAGCATGAGTTTGGTTTTCGTTGGTATATTCATTTTCCTGCTGCCTTTGGGGATGGTTTCGGAGTTTGCAAAATTAGGCGAATTCGGCGTATGGCTTTCCATTCCTTTTACCATCTTGGTGGGTTGGGTTTATATTATGATGGAATTGGTGGGCGATTACTCGGAAAATCCTTTTGAAGGACTTGGTAACGATATCCCTATGCTCTCCTTATGCAGAACTATTGAGATTGACTTGCGGGAAATGTTGGGTGAAACCGAACTTCCTGATGCCATTACGCCTATTAATGATATTTTAATGTAA
- a CDS encoding TIGR00266 family protein, protein MNAHEIDYEIYGEEMQYVEIELDPQEAVVAEAGSFMMMDTDIKMDTIFGDGSNQDSSVLGKIFSAGKRMLTGESLFMTAFLNVGQGKKQVSFASPYPGKILPIDLSEKGGKFICQKDAFLCAAKGVSVGIEFSKKLGRGLFGGEGFIMQKLEGDGMAFVHAGGTMAKKELAVGEVLKVDTGCIVGFSQTVDYDIEFVGGIKNTVFGGEGLFFATLRGPGTVYIQSLPFSRLAGRVLAAIPRGGKDKGEGSILGTLGDVIGGDRGF, encoded by the coding sequence ATGAACGCACATGAAATAGATTACGAGATTTACGGGGAAGAAATGCAATATGTAGAAATAGAGCTAGACCCTCAAGAGGCTGTAGTGGCCGAAGCAGGAAGTTTTATGATGATGGATACCGATATAAAAATGGACACCATTTTTGGAGATGGTTCCAACCAGGACAGTAGTGTCCTAGGTAAAATATTTTCCGCAGGAAAACGAATGCTCACAGGAGAAAGTCTTTTTATGACCGCCTTTTTGAACGTTGGTCAGGGAAAGAAGCAAGTTAGTTTTGCATCGCCCTATCCAGGAAAAATATTACCAATTGACCTATCCGAAAAAGGAGGAAAATTCATTTGCCAGAAAGATGCTTTTCTCTGCGCCGCAAAAGGAGTTTCCGTCGGTATAGAATTTTCCAAGAAATTAGGCAGGGGACTTTTTGGAGGTGAAGGTTTCATCATGCAAAAGCTAGAGGGCGATGGCATGGCCTTTGTACATGCGGGCGGAACCATGGCCAAAAAAGAACTAGCAGTAGGAGAAGTTCTTAAAGTTGATACCGGTTGTATTGTCGGTTTTTCGCAAACCGTAGATTACGATATTGAGTTTGTCGGCGGAATAAAAAATACGGTTTTTGGGGGCGAGGGGCTTTTCTTTGCAACCCTAAGAGGTCCTGGAACGGTATACATACAATCCTTACCCTTCAGTAGATTGGCGGGTCGTGTTTTGGCTGCTATCCCAAGGGGAGGAAAGGATAAAGGCGAAGGAAGTATATTGGGTACTTTAGGCGATGTAATCGGAGGAGATAGAGGGTTTTAA
- a CDS encoding D-alanyl-D-alanine carboxypeptidase/D-alanyl-D-alanine-endopeptidase, with protein sequence MLNYDKGRNANFITFKLLGILNRMNSYLSAHTIDYMIKKVSIYLCTFLLLFGCASLKKQTKKEIETVLHSRFFENQFTGFLVVDPSTRDTIYNLNSNRYFTPASNTKIFTLYTALKILPEKIPALRYLHQNDTLYFEGTGDPSFLHPFLSDSTAYKFLKEHKNLAFFADNFLDTPLGPGWSWDDFHWYYSPERSAFPIHGNVTLITSTPQKHVSPTYFKDSVFYEDYNFNRQQDKNKFYFNPARTDTLEVPFKTGSRTTKNVLESSLGKPIRLVSKMPKGNARTLEGIHADSLYVKLMHESDNFIAEQLLVLAASELRDTLNSEIIRTHILENNLADLKQPPRWVDGSGLSRYNLFTPQSLVHVLHQLQLETPQERLFRIFPAGGVSGTLENWYGNGIKPYIFAKSGSLGNNYCLSGYLLTKSGKVLLFSFMNNHFRNPSSEVKIRMQQIFEMLHQNY encoded by the coding sequence ATGTTAAACTATGACAAAGGAAGAAACGCTAATTTCATTACTTTTAAACTTCTAGGAATTCTCAACCGAATGAATAGTTATCTAAGTGCCCATACAATAGACTATATGATAAAAAAAGTATCGATTTATTTGTGTACGTTCTTGCTCCTTTTTGGCTGTGCTTCGTTAAAAAAGCAAACTAAGAAAGAGATTGAAACAGTACTTCACTCCAGATTTTTTGAAAATCAATTTACCGGATTTTTGGTTGTGGACCCAAGTACTAGAGATACAATCTACAATCTGAACAGTAACAGATACTTTACTCCCGCAAGTAATACTAAGATTTTTACTTTATACACAGCCCTAAAAATCCTCCCGGAAAAAATACCTGCTTTGCGCTATTTACATCAAAATGACACACTTTACTTTGAGGGTACTGGAGACCCTAGCTTCTTACACCCCTTTTTAAGCGATTCAACGGCCTATAAGTTTCTAAAAGAGCATAAAAACTTGGCCTTTTTTGCGGATAATTTTCTGGATACACCTTTAGGGCCAGGTTGGTCTTGGGATGATTTTCACTGGTACTATTCTCCGGAACGCAGTGCTTTCCCTATTCACGGTAATGTTACCCTAATAACCAGTACGCCGCAGAAGCATGTTTCGCCAACATATTTTAAGGATAGCGTTTTCTATGAAGATTATAACTTTAACCGTCAGCAAGATAAAAACAAATTCTATTTTAATCCTGCCCGTACCGATACTTTAGAAGTGCCCTTTAAGACTGGTAGTAGAACAACCAAAAACGTATTAGAAAGTAGTTTGGGTAAGCCAATACGTCTTGTCTCTAAAATGCCAAAAGGCAACGCGAGAACTCTGGAAGGTATTCATGCAGATTCCCTTTATGTAAAACTCATGCACGAGAGTGATAATTTTATCGCTGAGCAATTGCTAGTACTAGCGGCATCAGAACTAAGGGATACGCTGAACAGTGAAATAATAAGAACACATATATTAGAAAACAACTTGGCCGATTTAAAACAACCACCACGTTGGGTGGATGGTTCAGGGCTTTCTCGGTACAACCTCTTTACCCCACAGTCCTTGGTACATGTGCTACACCAACTTCAACTTGAAACACCCCAAGAAAGACTTTTCAGAATTTTTCCCGCTGGTGGTGTTTCCGGAACCTTGGAAAACTGGTACGGTAACGGTATAAAGCCCTACATCTTCGCTAAATCCGGTAGTTTAGGAAACAATTATTGTCTTAGCGGCTACCTCCTTACAAAATCTGGTAAAGTGCTTCTATTCAGTTTTATGAACAATCATTTTAGAAATCCTTCCTCTGAGGTGAAAATTAGGATGCAGCAGATTTTTGAAATGCTTCACCAGAACTACTGA
- a CDS encoding LysR substrate-binding domain-containing protein: MTITQLQYVLAVAEYKNFTLAAEKCFVTQPTLSMQVQKLEDELDIQIFDRSKKPISVTEVGKKIVAQAKNIVNEADRIKDVVDQEKGFIGGDFTLGIIPTIMPTLLPMFLKTFINKYPKVNLIIKEQSTENLIRNIQDGHLDAAIAATPLEIEFIKERPLYYEPFVGYVPKDHRLRALKEITPDDLNVSDILLLQDGHCFREGVLNLCKTPKKSGEEHFQLQSGSFETLINLSNEGLGMTLLPFLNTLELDTTKKENLKFFKEPSPAREVSLIYHKSELKIQITEALRDVISGVIRGAIKFQDVKIISPLNK, encoded by the coding sequence ATGACCATTACACAATTACAATATGTGCTAGCAGTTGCCGAGTATAAAAATTTTACCCTGGCGGCGGAAAAGTGTTTCGTGACGCAACCTACTTTAAGTATGCAGGTTCAAAAGCTTGAGGACGAGCTTGATATACAGATTTTTGACAGAAGCAAAAAACCTATATCCGTTACGGAAGTAGGCAAAAAAATCGTTGCACAGGCCAAGAATATCGTAAACGAAGCGGATCGTATCAAAGATGTGGTGGACCAAGAAAAAGGGTTTATTGGCGGAGATTTCACCTTGGGTATTATCCCTACCATAATGCCTACACTGTTACCCATGTTCTTGAAAACCTTCATAAATAAATACCCGAAGGTAAACCTCATTATCAAGGAGCAGAGCACGGAGAATCTAATCAGGAATATTCAAGATGGCCATCTAGACGCTGCCATTGCTGCTACACCTCTTGAAATTGAATTTATAAAGGAAAGACCCCTTTATTACGAACCATTTGTGGGTTATGTTCCAAAAGACCATAGACTTAGGGCATTAAAAGAAATTACCCCAGACGATTTAAATGTTTCGGATATCCTGTTATTGCAGGATGGGCATTGTTTTAGGGAAGGGGTGCTTAATCTCTGTAAGACCCCAAAAAAATCTGGAGAAGAGCATTTTCAATTGCAAAGTGGCAGTTTTGAAACTCTAATCAATCTTTCTAATGAAGGCTTGGGAATGACCTTATTACCCTTTCTAAATACCTTAGAACTCGATACCACTAAAAAGGAAAATCTTAAGTTTTTCAAGGAACCTTCACCCGCACGGGAAGTAAGCCTTATCTACCATAAAAGCGAATTAAAGATTCAGATAACGGAGGCCTTACGTGACGTCATATCCGGAGTGATCCGAGGGGCGATTAAATTTCAAGATGTAAAAATTATAAGTCCTTTGAACAAGTAG
- a CDS encoding YegP family protein, giving the protein MGKFEIKTGSSGKTMFNLKAGNGQVILTSQSYASKDGCKNGIESVRTNSQDDARFERKTAKDGSPFFTLNSTNGQIIGKSEMYSSKDGMENGIASVKKNAPDAEVVDNS; this is encoded by the coding sequence ATGGGTAAATTTGAAATTAAAACAGGAAGTTCTGGCAAAACAATGTTCAATCTTAAAGCCGGTAACGGACAAGTAATTTTAACGAGTCAATCGTATGCCAGCAAAGACGGATGCAAGAACGGAATAGAATCGGTACGCACCAACTCTCAGGACGATGCTCGTTTTGAGCGCAAGACGGCTAAGGATGGCAGCCCTTTCTTTACATTAAACTCAACCAACGGTCAAATCATCGGCAAGAGCGAAATGTATTCTTCTAAAGATGGTATGGAAAACGGTATTGCTTCAGTAAAGAAAAACGCTCCAGATGCGGAGGTAGTGGATAATTCTTAG
- a CDS encoding DUF4870 domain-containing protein → MTESLTKHERNLASLIHASTFSKFFIPFGNFIIPLVLWTANKKEYEFVDYNGKQALNFQISMLLYSIILGIISIPFFVGFLPNIFDFDHFGFNHLNGYNNLNLNFDSDDFRFGSWLLPIGISGLVQGALFVVNIVYTILATIRTNEGQTFQYPITIKFIK, encoded by the coding sequence ATGACAGAATCATTAACAAAACACGAACGTAATTTAGCATCGCTCATACATGCGAGCACGTTTTCTAAATTCTTTATTCCCTTCGGGAACTTCATCATTCCATTGGTATTATGGACAGCGAATAAAAAAGAGTACGAGTTTGTAGATTATAACGGAAAGCAAGCTTTGAATTTTCAGATAAGTATGCTCCTCTACTCTATCATCTTAGGTATTATCAGTATTCCCTTCTTTGTTGGTTTTTTACCTAATATTTTTGATTTTGACCATTTTGGATTTAATCACCTAAATGGTTACAACAATCTTAATCTAAATTTTGACAGTGACGATTTTAGGTTCGGTTCTTGGCTTTTACCCATAGGAATATCAGGTTTGGTACAAGGAGCCCTGTTCGTAGTAAATATCGTGTACACCATTCTAGCAACTATTAGGACTAATGAAGGACAAACCTTTCAATATCCTATAACCATAAAATTCATAAAATAA
- a CDS encoding PadR family transcriptional regulator, producing MNVENTKAQMRKGVLEYCILSILNGEDKYASEILSTLKDAKMLVVEGTIYPLLTRLKNAGLLNYRWEESTSGPPRKYYTLTETGKLFLKELDTTWDELRKATNLVTNSKNS from the coding sequence ATGAATGTAGAAAATACAAAGGCGCAAATGCGGAAAGGAGTTTTGGAGTATTGCATACTGTCCATCCTAAACGGAGAAGACAAATATGCTTCCGAAATCCTATCAACGCTAAAAGACGCCAAAATGCTGGTGGTAGAGGGAACCATTTATCCTCTCTTAACACGACTAAAGAATGCAGGTCTTCTAAACTATCGTTGGGAAGAGTCTACCTCCGGACCACCAAGAAAATATTATACACTTACAGAGACCGGTAAACTTTTCCTTAAGGAATTGGATACCACCTGGGACGAATTACGTAAAGCCACTAACCTGGTAACCAACTCAAAAAACAGCTAA
- a CDS encoding FKBP-type peptidyl-prolyl cis-trans isomerase, with product MKKFLIPLMILLFMNCGSDDSVKDFTAANEEEILEYISAQGLNAQRSDSGLYYVINEAGSGSSPTASSNVTVAYRGYFTNGTVFDESNSEGISFDLSGVIAGWTEGITYFNEGGSGILLIPSRLAYGTRGRSGIPGGAVLIFDITLISVN from the coding sequence ATGAAAAAATTTTTAATTCCCCTTATGATCTTACTCTTTATGAATTGTGGTTCCGACGATTCCGTAAAAGATTTTACTGCAGCCAATGAAGAGGAAATACTGGAGTATATAAGTGCACAAGGCTTAAATGCACAAAGAAGTGATTCCGGACTGTACTATGTTATAAACGAAGCCGGTTCGGGGAGCAGCCCCACGGCAAGTTCAAATGTTACTGTCGCATATAGAGGTTACTTTACGAACGGTACGGTTTTCGATGAAAGTAATTCGGAGGGTATCTCTTTTGATCTTAGTGGTGTAATTGCGGGTTGGACGGAAGGCATCACCTATTTTAACGAAGGTGGTAGTGGTATTCTTTTGATTCCCTCTAGACTTGCTTATGGCACTAGAGGTAGAAGCGGTATACCCGGCGGTGCGGTACTTATATTCGATATTACCCTCATATCCGTAAATTAG
- the nudK gene encoding GDP-mannose pyrophosphatase NudK — translation MKNPKIKNIKKELLSDNWYTLNKYTFDYQKEDGTWEEQHREAYDRGNGAGILLYNKKKGTVILTKQFRMPTYVNGNDDGMMIEVCAGLLDGDNPEDCIRKETEEETGYKIADVERVFETYMSPGSVTEILYLFVGAYEEKMKVGDGGGAIDETENIEVLEYPMATAIRMIASGEIKDAKTILLLQYAQIHRLVSN, via the coding sequence TTGAAAAACCCAAAGATTAAAAACATAAAAAAGGAATTATTATCTGACAATTGGTATACGCTGAATAAATATACTTTCGATTATCAAAAGGAAGATGGTACTTGGGAGGAACAACATCGCGAAGCCTATGATAGGGGTAATGGTGCTGGAATTCTGTTGTACAACAAGAAGAAGGGAACGGTAATACTGACCAAACAGTTCCGTATGCCCACCTATGTCAATGGTAACGATGATGGCATGATGATAGAAGTATGTGCCGGTTTATTGGACGGCGACAATCCGGAGGATTGCATCAGAAAGGAAACCGAAGAGGAGACAGGGTATAAAATAGCCGATGTTGAAAGGGTGTTTGAAACGTACATGTCTCCAGGTTCGGTAACCGAAATCCTCTATTTGTTCGTTGGGGCTTATGAGGAAAAAATGAAGGTTGGCGACGGGGGAGGAGCTATAGACGAAACAGAAAATATAGAAGTCTTGGAATACCCTATGGCTACGGCAATTAGGATGATTGCCTCCGGTGAGATTAAAGATGCAAAGACTATTTTACTGCTACAATATGCACAGATACATAGGTTAGTTTCTAACTAA
- a CDS encoding M81 family metallopeptidase: protein MNKYLLLTTLCVGLFFGCEQNKKEIKKLPRIAIAGIGIESSTFSPAQTHEEAFHARIGDSIFGRYPFFAEGTSVRKRAEWVPTLLGKSLPGGIVTREAYESMVTKILNMLKENGPYDGLFFDIHGAMSVVGLQDAEGDLIKRIREVVGTEVLISTSMDLHGNVTETLAEHSDLITCYRMAPHEDALESKERAITNLLDRLESGKGKPKFKAWIPVPILLPGEKTSTRIEPGKSLYGKIPALVAQEGVIDAAIWMGYPWADESRNHGVVMAVGDNKERVVNAAEDLAEAYWGVRNEFEFVAPVARLDESLKLALASEEGPYIISDMGDNPTAGGAGDVTWTLKELLARKEFKSAKGPSLIYASIPGPELIEEALKVGVGGSVSAMAGALVDNRYAPPLQLEGTVTAIKEGDRDAEVEVVVRISSINVIVTKKRKPYHKEKDFTDLGLNPRETDIIVVKIGYLVPELYEMRKGWTMALTPGGVDQDLERLDYENIKRPMFPLDADMDTPNLKARLLSASNQLN from the coding sequence ATGAATAAATATCTTCTGCTAACAACACTATGTGTCGGGCTGTTTTTTGGCTGCGAACAAAATAAAAAAGAAATTAAAAAACTTCCCCGTATTGCAATAGCAGGTATCGGTATTGAGTCCAGTACCTTCTCCCCTGCCCAAACACATGAAGAAGCATTCCATGCTAGAATTGGTGACTCCATTTTTGGGCGTTATCCATTCTTTGCTGAAGGTACTTCCGTAAGAAAGCGCGCGGAATGGGTACCCACATTACTGGGGAAATCATTACCAGGCGGTATCGTAACGAGAGAGGCATACGAATCCATGGTGACGAAAATATTGAATATGCTTAAGGAAAATGGACCTTATGACGGGCTGTTCTTTGATATACATGGTGCCATGAGCGTGGTAGGTCTACAAGATGCAGAAGGGGATTTAATTAAACGAATACGAGAAGTTGTAGGGACCGAGGTATTGATTTCTACCTCAATGGACCTACACGGTAATGTGACCGAAACGCTAGCTGAACATTCTGACCTTATCACCTGCTATAGAATGGCTCCCCATGAAGATGCGTTGGAATCAAAAGAACGCGCCATTACCAACCTATTGGACCGATTAGAAAGTGGCAAGGGAAAACCAAAATTCAAAGCATGGATTCCTGTTCCGATTTTACTTCCTGGAGAGAAAACCAGTACGCGTATAGAGCCTGGAAAAAGCTTATATGGCAAAATTCCTGCTTTGGTTGCACAAGAGGGTGTTATTGACGCGGCTATTTGGATGGGATATCCATGGGCGGACGAATCTAGGAACCATGGCGTAGTGATGGCGGTAGGTGATAACAAAGAACGAGTGGTCAATGCTGCTGAAGATTTAGCAGAAGCGTACTGGGGAGTACGTAACGAATTTGAATTTGTAGCTCCGGTAGCTCGTTTGGACGAAAGTTTAAAATTGGCTTTAGCTAGTGAAGAAGGGCCTTATATAATTAGTGATATGGGCGATAATCCCACTGCAGGTGGTGCTGGGGATGTCACTTGGACTTTAAAGGAACTTTTGGCAAGAAAGGAGTTTAAGTCCGCTAAAGGTCCCTCTCTGATATACGCGTCTATTCCCGGGCCAGAGTTGATTGAAGAAGCCCTTAAAGTTGGTGTTGGAGGTTCTGTATCGGCCATGGCTGGAGCTCTTGTGGACAATAGATATGCGCCGCCGCTTCAACTAGAAGGTACCGTAACCGCAATCAAAGAAGGTGACCGTGATGCCGAAGTAGAAGTTGTGGTGCGGATAAGCAGTATTAACGTTATCGTTACCAAGAAAAGAAAACCTTATCACAAAGAAAAGGATTTCACTGATTTGGGTCTGAATCCCAGAGAGACGGATATTATAGTAGTAAAAATAGGCTACCTTGTCCCGGAACTTTATGAAATGCGTAAAGGATGGACAATGGCCCTTACTCCTGGCGGCGTAGATCAAGATTTAGAACGTCTTGACTATGAGAACATAAAACGTCCCATGTTTCCATTGGATGCGGATATGGATACACCAAATTTAAAAGCGCGACTACTGTCCGCATCAAATCAGCTGAATTAA